The Hymenobacter oligotrophus genome has a window encoding:
- a CDS encoding O-antigen ligase family protein: MIISLRFRFLVVLLVVFLTDQAFTAFVFEDTDDPVLWMCMQLLTASMIGLSALYLRYFSRPMRTWYFVMLACLAALALESRIGWDTWMVYPHVFNKLLVIMPLFAVYGFYRRYGMPPLGLLMAFLLVGLAASLVINFPEALSLASFVDNERGFNVESTYLILLLALYYFNQYVAKGGLPRLLVFFVALGMIGFLQHRTVWLCAVLALTLNILLLRRTAGVTLSFQRFLPMFVLPIVVALGGGIGVVLNNPEVVARLETSLEDIQNPDKQGTGSWRLQQFRSYEPFILEHPVAGMRLKGFELPIQFYATDSKLKVWKDGTGHHFHSWYVDRLFYFGVVGVLLVLVMPIRLVIRRLRHPEPLDANSAAFLAFLGSSLLYSFSYDWPYYMYSVYGFALAIMDPLPVAAPAAYQPRVPRRVRRTEEAIPSTAVAHADA, from the coding sequence ATGATCATCAGCCTGCGATTCCGCTTTCTGGTAGTGCTGCTGGTGGTGTTTCTTACCGACCAAGCCTTTACGGCCTTCGTGTTCGAAGACACCGACGACCCAGTGCTGTGGATGTGCATGCAGTTGCTCACGGCTAGCATGATTGGGCTGAGCGCCTTGTACCTGCGCTACTTTAGCCGGCCCATGCGCACGTGGTATTTCGTGATGCTGGCTTGCTTGGCGGCGCTGGCGCTGGAGTCGCGCATTGGCTGGGACACCTGGATGGTGTATCCGCACGTGTTCAACAAGCTGCTCGTAATCATGCCGCTGTTTGCGGTGTATGGCTTCTATCGCCGCTACGGCATGCCGCCCCTAGGTTTGCTGATGGCGTTTTTGCTGGTGGGCTTGGCCGCGAGCTTGGTTATTAACTTTCCGGAAGCCCTGAGCTTGGCTTCGTTCGTCGACAACGAGCGGGGCTTCAACGTCGAGTCGACGTACCTGATTTTGCTGCTGGCGCTGTACTACTTCAACCAGTACGTAGCCAAAGGCGGGCTGCCTAGGTTGCTGGTGTTTTTTGTGGCCCTGGGCATGATCGGGTTTTTGCAGCACCGCACGGTGTGGCTGTGCGCGGTGTTGGCCCTTACGCTCAACATACTGCTGCTGCGCCGCACGGCCGGCGTCACGCTTTCGTTCCAACGCTTCCTGCCCATGTTTGTGCTCCCGATTGTGGTGGCCCTAGGTGGCGGCATTGGCGTGGTGCTGAACAACCCCGAGGTAGTAGCCCGCCTCGAAACCAGCCTCGAAGACATCCAAAACCCCGACAAGCAGGGCACCGGCAGCTGGCGCCTGCAGCAGTTTCGCTCGTACGAGCCGTTTATTCTGGAGCACCCGGTGGCGGGCATGCGCCTCAAAGGCTTCGAGCTGCCCATTCAGTTTTACGCCACCGACTCGAAGCTGAAGGTGTGGAAGGACGGCACCGGCCACCACTTTCATAGCTGGTACGTCGACCGCCTGTTTTACTTCGGGGTGGTGGGTGTGCTGCTGGTGCTGGTGATGCCCATCCGGCTGGTTATCCGGCGCCTGCGCCACCCCGAGCCACTCGATGCCAACTCGGCTGCTTTCCTGGCTTTTTTGGGTAGCAGCCTCCTCTACAGCTTTTCCTACGACTGGCCTTACTACATGTACTCCGTTTACGGATTCGCCCTAGCCATCATGGATCCATTGCCGGTGGCCGCGCCGGCCGCTTACCAACCCCGGGTGCCCCGCCGCGTGCGCCGCACCGAAGAGGCTATTCCTTCCACCGCCGTAGCCCATGCAGATGCTTGA
- a CDS encoding lipopolysaccharide biosynthesis protein: MASSAAPARSLTAATVHGVKWTTGASITTALLQVGYTAVMARLLTPAEFGLVALAGVILRFGSYFAQMGMEQAIIQKPDITTQDVRAAFTSSALLGALFTAILVVGAPLAVAFFHEPKAVPVVRVLALGLLLTGLNATALSLLRRQMRFQILAIIEVAAYVLSYGGIGIVMAWAGFGVWALVGAQVGQLLLLTVMAYAAARHSLLPIFQWAVYRPLVAYGSRMSAISFLEFLTGSLDTLLIGRLLNAAALGLYNRAWMLIGLPIYLLTSSIAKVIFPSFSQLQHDRPKLREVYLSSIMLIGAVVMPTCAGAAMAAPEIVLVMLGPKWLEAAPILQMVCVAFSMSMVTMFAGVVCDATATLTPKLILNIGYTALLPLLFVMMAPYGLVGVAAAVVMGEVVRTILYMSLMNRVLAVAPLAVLRSYVPGLTMAAAVALVLGLVMYGLRTAGAPLPVRFGLALLTGAVTAGGLLLFWPPEPLRALLVRIVAKLSLPTTGWAAAPAAWLMQRLGATLAPAAAAPVVPYPAPSARRQPALSPDPEAELV, encoded by the coding sequence ATGGCCTCGTCCGCTGCCCCGGCACGCAGTCTTACTGCCGCCACGGTTCACGGTGTGAAGTGGACCACGGGTGCCTCCATTACCACTGCGCTGCTGCAGGTGGGCTACACCGCCGTAATGGCGCGTTTGCTCACGCCCGCCGAGTTTGGCTTGGTGGCTTTGGCCGGCGTAATCCTGCGTTTTGGCAGCTATTTCGCCCAAATGGGCATGGAGCAAGCCATTATTCAGAAGCCCGACATTACCACCCAAGATGTGCGGGCAGCGTTTACCTCATCGGCCCTGCTAGGGGCGTTGTTCACAGCCATTTTGGTGGTGGGCGCGCCACTTGCCGTTGCGTTTTTCCACGAGCCCAAAGCGGTGCCGGTGGTGCGGGTGCTGGCCCTAGGTCTGTTGCTGACAGGCCTTAACGCCACTGCCCTGAGCTTGCTGCGGCGGCAAATGCGCTTCCAAATTCTGGCCATCATCGAGGTGGCGGCCTACGTGCTGAGCTACGGCGGCATCGGCATTGTAATGGCGTGGGCGGGCTTTGGCGTGTGGGCCCTGGTAGGCGCCCAAGTTGGCCAGTTGCTGCTGCTCACGGTTATGGCCTACGCGGCCGCGCGCCACTCCCTGCTGCCGATTTTTCAGTGGGCGGTGTACCGCCCGCTGGTGGCCTACGGTTCGCGCATGTCGGCCATTAGCTTCCTGGAGTTCCTTACCGGCTCGCTCGACACCCTGCTGATTGGCCGATTGCTAAACGCGGCCGCCCTCGGGTTATACAACCGCGCCTGGATGCTCATTGGCTTGCCCATTTACTTGCTCACGAGCAGCATTGCCAAGGTTATCTTTCCGTCGTTCAGCCAGCTGCAGCACGACCGCCCCAAGCTGCGCGAGGTGTACCTAAGCAGCATTATGCTGATCGGGGCCGTGGTGATGCCCACGTGCGCGGGCGCCGCCATGGCCGCGCCCGAAATTGTGCTGGTAATGCTCGGCCCCAAATGGCTCGAGGCCGCGCCCATCTTGCAAATGGTGTGCGTAGCGTTTTCGATGAGCATGGTTACCATGTTTGCCGGCGTGGTGTGCGATGCCACGGCCACCCTCACCCCTAAGCTCATCCTCAACATCGGCTACACGGCCCTGCTGCCTTTGCTGTTTGTGATGATGGCGCCCTACGGCTTGGTGGGCGTAGCTGCGGCCGTGGTAATGGGCGAAGTTGTGCGCACCATTCTGTACATGAGCCTGATGAACCGGGTACTGGCCGTGGCGCCGCTGGCGGTACTGCGCTCCTACGTGCCCGGCCTTACCATGGCAGCCGCCGTGGCGCTGGTGCTGGGCTTGGTGATGTACGGCCTGCGCACAGCCGGCGCGCCGCTGCCGGTACGCTTTGGCTTGGCGCTGCTTACCGGGGCCGTAACGGCTGGTGGGCTGCTGCTGTTTTGGCCGCCCGAGCCGCTGCGCGCCCTGCTGGTGCGCATTGTGGCCAAGCTCTCGTTGCCCACTACGGGCTGGGCCGCCGCCCCCGCGGCCTGGCTGATGCAGCGCCTAGGTGCTACTCTGGCTCCGGCTGCTGCGGCACCCGTGGTGCCCTATCCTGCCCCCAGCGCCCGGCGCCAGCCTGCCCTTTCTCCCGACCCCGAAGCAGAATTGGTATGA
- a CDS encoding glycosyltransferase family 4 protein has product MKILLSAYGCQPNSGGEDSHGFNTLWETAALGHQVWCFTTPLDKNGSIEKYLHEHAHNPIAQRIRVVNVEVPKLLNYLYRWQFGVYAHYIYWQYRAWRKAQEIDREVDFDLVYHITYNSLQMASWMWRLGKPLLLGPLGGGMKAPASLRRYLPDWFKTETMRNLISRLLITFDPNVRQSLRHARLVLTANRETAELARRLGAKHVELAMSTGQFPAFYPPQYPVRPQRTNGELRILWLARLFPRKGLHLVIEALGKVDPRVKFHLDIVGDGPVAPLLPGWIAEAGIQDKVTWHGAVPFGAVRQAYLEHDLFMLCSLRDTFASQYLESMALGLPILTLDHHGATDFIPDDAGIKVPVTTPEATAEALARQVEYLYDHPAELERMGRASYAYALQHTWPKLVSHHLGRLAAHDPAFAELAAPLTPQAQAAAKPAAPALAHAPVLP; this is encoded by the coding sequence ATGAAAATTTTGCTTTCTGCGTACGGCTGCCAGCCCAACTCGGGCGGCGAAGACAGCCACGGCTTTAATACCCTTTGGGAAACCGCCGCGCTGGGCCACCAGGTGTGGTGCTTTACCACGCCGCTAGATAAAAACGGCTCCATCGAGAAGTACCTGCACGAGCACGCCCACAACCCCATTGCCCAGCGCATACGGGTGGTAAACGTGGAGGTGCCTAAGTTGCTGAATTACCTGTACCGCTGGCAGTTTGGCGTGTACGCGCACTACATCTACTGGCAATACCGCGCGTGGCGCAAGGCACAGGAAATCGACCGGGAGGTGGACTTTGATTTGGTGTACCACATCACCTACAACAGCCTGCAAATGGCCTCGTGGATGTGGCGCCTGGGCAAACCGCTGCTGCTGGGTCCGCTAGGCGGCGGCATGAAAGCCCCGGCCTCGCTGCGCCGCTATCTGCCCGATTGGTTTAAAACCGAAACGATGCGCAACCTCATCAGCCGGCTGCTCATCACTTTCGACCCGAACGTGCGCCAATCGTTGCGCCATGCCAGACTGGTGCTCACGGCAAACCGCGAAACCGCCGAGCTGGCGCGTCGCCTGGGTGCCAAGCACGTGGAGCTGGCCATGAGTACCGGGCAGTTCCCGGCGTTTTACCCCCCGCAGTACCCCGTGCGCCCGCAACGCACCAACGGCGAGTTGCGCATTCTGTGGCTGGCCCGCTTGTTTCCGCGCAAAGGCTTGCACTTGGTTATCGAAGCGTTGGGCAAGGTCGATCCGCGCGTTAAGTTTCACCTCGATATCGTGGGCGACGGGCCCGTGGCACCCTTGCTGCCGGGCTGGATTGCCGAGGCCGGCATTCAGGACAAAGTAACCTGGCACGGCGCGGTACCTTTTGGCGCGGTGCGGCAGGCCTACCTCGAGCACGACTTGTTTATGCTTTGCAGCCTGCGCGACACCTTCGCCTCGCAGTACCTCGAGTCGATGGCCTTGGGCTTGCCCATTCTGACGCTCGACCACCACGGCGCTACCGATTTTATTCCCGACGACGCCGGCATCAAAGTGCCCGTAACCACGCCCGAAGCTACCGCCGAGGCCCTGGCCCGGCAGGTGGAGTACCTCTACGACCACCCCGCCGAGCTGGAGCGCATGGGCCGCGCCAGCTACGCCTATGCGCTCCAGCACACCTGGCCCAAGCTGGTGTCGCACCACCTAGGGCGCCTAGCGGCCCACGACCCCGCCTTTGCCGAGTTGGCCGCGCCGTTAACTCCGCAAGCCCAGGCGGCGGCCAAGCCCGCCGCGCCGGCCCTTGCACACGCACCAGTGTTGCCCTAG
- a CDS encoding polysaccharide biosynthesis/export family protein, with product MPHLLHRARLCLFLLPFLFAACVPQRNLPYFQGKYNTSTAVLMPNAPQPYRIQPNDVLSVRVQSVQPALNEIFNVTDARAVFQGDPGNMFLAGYNVDATGHINLPTVGKVKVQGLTIDETQARIQREVGNFVRDANVLVKLLSFKITVLGEVRNPGRHFVYNGQATVLEALGLAGDLTEFGNRRNVKLIRTSPKGNEVVLLDLTDPKLLASPNFFLLPNDALYVEPLAARTNRANTANLALVFSGISALALILNYLKLN from the coding sequence ATGCCCCACTTGCTGCACCGCGCACGGCTGTGCCTTTTTCTGCTGCCGTTTTTGTTTGCGGCTTGCGTGCCCCAGCGCAACCTGCCCTATTTCCAAGGCAAATACAATACCTCTACGGCGGTGCTAATGCCTAACGCACCGCAGCCGTACCGCATTCAGCCCAACGATGTGCTGTCGGTGCGGGTGCAAAGCGTGCAGCCTGCACTCAATGAGATTTTTAACGTGACGGATGCACGGGCCGTGTTTCAGGGCGACCCCGGCAATATGTTTCTGGCCGGTTACAACGTCGACGCCACCGGCCATATCAATTTACCTACCGTGGGCAAGGTGAAAGTGCAAGGCCTTACCATCGACGAAACCCAGGCGCGCATCCAGCGCGAGGTGGGCAATTTTGTGCGCGATGCCAACGTGCTCGTGAAGCTGCTTTCGTTTAAAATCACGGTGCTCGGCGAGGTAAGAAACCCTGGCCGCCATTTCGTGTATAATGGCCAGGCAACGGTGCTCGAGGCATTGGGCTTGGCCGGCGACCTAACGGAATTTGGCAACCGCCGTAACGTGAAGCTCATTCGGACTTCGCCCAAAGGCAACGAGGTGGTACTGCTCGACCTCACCGACCCGAAGCTGTTGGCATCGCCCAACTTTTTTTTGCTGCCCAACGACGCGTTGTACGTAGAGCCCCTGGCCGCCCGTACCAACCGCGCCAACACCGCCAACCTCGCCTTGGTATTCTCGGGTATCTCGGCCCTGGCCCTGATCCTGAACTACCTCAAGCTGAACTAG
- a CDS encoding glycosyltransferase family 2 protein: MLYIVIPVFNRLAYTRACLQSLRQQTINRFRTIVVDDGSTDGTSEVLAREFPEVEVLQGDGNLFWTAGVNMGIRRALEHGADRVMTLNNDVICDAAFVERMLHWAHKYPEALLGALELDASTAQPIYGGEVFSWLTHRRSDLLEVLKPEQRRGLHPVTYLPGRGLLIPAQVFASIGLFDEKRLPHYLADYDFTSVARRHGFPVYINYDAHLLTYPEESGQEITRKQKSLRGYYEHLFGIRGGGNLRNFTHFALKNCPTPLVPLFLVNGYARRLVGYFLH, encoded by the coding sequence ATGTTGTACATCGTCATTCCGGTATTCAACCGCCTGGCTTATACCCGTGCTTGTTTGCAGTCGCTGCGGCAGCAAACCATCAACCGCTTCCGCACAATTGTAGTCGACGATGGCTCGACCGACGGTACCAGCGAAGTGCTGGCGCGTGAGTTTCCGGAGGTAGAAGTGTTGCAGGGCGACGGAAACCTGTTTTGGACAGCCGGCGTGAACATGGGCATCCGACGCGCGCTGGAGCACGGCGCCGACCGCGTAATGACGCTCAACAACGACGTGATTTGCGACGCGGCCTTTGTGGAGCGCATGCTGCACTGGGCCCACAAATACCCCGAAGCACTCCTAGGTGCCCTGGAGCTCGATGCTTCCACGGCCCAGCCTATTTACGGCGGCGAGGTGTTCAGCTGGCTTACGCACCGCCGCAGCGACTTGCTGGAGGTGCTGAAGCCCGAGCAACGCCGCGGCCTGCACCCAGTTACCTACTTGCCGGGCCGCGGCCTGCTTATTCCGGCGCAGGTGTTTGCCAGCATCGGCCTGTTCGACGAGAAACGCCTGCCCCACTACCTGGCCGATTACGACTTCACGAGCGTGGCGCGGCGGCACGGTTTTCCTGTCTACATCAACTACGACGCGCACCTGCTGACTTACCCCGAGGAAAGCGGCCAGGAAATTACGCGCAAGCAAAAAAGCCTGCGCGGTTACTACGAGCACCTGTTTGGCATTCGGGGCGGCGGCAATCTGCGCAACTTCACGCACTTCGCCCTGAAAAACTGCCCCACGCCGCTGGTGCCGCTGTTTCTTGTCAACGGCTACGCCCGGCGGCTGGTCGGGTACTTTTTGCATTGA
- a CDS encoding nucleotide-diphospho-sugar transferase, with the protein MQMLENYSPSAGFDTPVLLLIFNRPATTRRVLEAIRQVRPTRLYVAADGPRPNRPTDEALCAETRALVRELVDWPCAVQTLFRAANLNCGVAPATAIDWFFQHEEEGIILEDDCVPARSFFAFCAELLARYRHDTRVMHIGGNNFAAEAAQAPGPGTDSYYFSSQVNSWGWATWRRAWQHFDFAMRRLPELEAQGKLRGIYSSWLEERYRLSKIRGVLALPQPPDVWDYQWHFAIAANSGACIVPAVNLVGNIGFGEQGTHTTDAADSQADVPTQELPFPLHHPHHVLIDRRRDRRRFQEFLQSRIRAKLQRLLKRAAPAQQPAPVAAATVLASPKAELFSPATQA; encoded by the coding sequence ATGCAGATGCTTGAAAACTACTCCCCTAGCGCGGGCTTCGATACGCCGGTGCTGCTGCTCATCTTTAACCGCCCCGCTACCACGCGCCGCGTGCTGGAGGCCATCCGGCAGGTGCGGCCCACGCGCCTGTACGTAGCCGCCGACGGCCCCCGCCCCAACCGCCCCACCGACGAGGCCCTGTGCGCTGAAACCCGCGCCCTGGTGCGCGAGCTGGTCGACTGGCCTTGCGCAGTGCAAACCTTGTTTCGGGCTGCCAACCTTAACTGCGGCGTGGCGCCGGCCACGGCCATCGACTGGTTTTTTCAGCACGAAGAAGAAGGCATCATTCTGGAAGACGATTGCGTGCCGGCCCGCTCGTTTTTCGCCTTCTGCGCCGAGCTGCTGGCCCGCTACCGCCACGACACGCGCGTGATGCACATCGGCGGCAACAACTTCGCCGCCGAAGCAGCCCAAGCACCCGGCCCGGGCACCGATTCGTATTACTTCTCCAGTCAGGTAAACAGCTGGGGCTGGGCCACGTGGCGCCGCGCCTGGCAGCACTTCGATTTTGCCATGCGGCGCCTGCCCGAACTCGAGGCCCAAGGCAAGCTGCGGGGCATTTACAGCTCGTGGCTGGAGGAGCGCTACCGCCTCAGCAAAATCCGCGGAGTGCTGGCCCTGCCGCAGCCGCCCGATGTGTGGGACTACCAGTGGCACTTTGCCATTGCGGCCAACTCGGGAGCGTGCATTGTGCCGGCCGTAAACTTGGTCGGCAACATCGGCTTTGGCGAGCAAGGCACCCACACCACCGATGCCGCCGACAGCCAAGCCGATGTGCCCACGCAGGAGCTGCCGTTTCCGCTGCATCACCCGCACCACGTGCTCATCGACCGCAGGCGCGACCGGCGGCGTTTTCAGGAGTTTCTGCAGAGCCGCATCCGGGCCAAGCTGCAACGCCTGCTGAAGCGCGCCGCCCCGGCTCAGCAACCCGCCCCAGTGGCTGCTGCCACCGTTTTGGCTTCACCCAAAGCCGAGCTTTTCTCACCGGCTACCCAAGCTTAG
- a CDS encoding glycosyltransferase family 4 protein, protein MKTKVLFDHQIFTVQNYGGVSRYFCELMRHAGPGLQCELPVVLSNNLYLRNRQYTNHRTFFPNTNLPGGWRIMRACNDWAARKALRRGAFDVFHPTLFDDDYFLERMPAGKPFVITIHDMIPYLYPAYYPGRELSHLKRVAERASRIITVSENTRADALRLLRLPPERVVVIPHGTTTTEATGPAPRVPGRYVLYTGTRGMYKNFGCFAEAASLLRRQYPELYFVCAGGGPFSPAEQEQLRALQLTDRMVQLGPLTDAELAYLYRGAAAFVFPSHYEGFGLPILEAFAHGCPVVLSEASCFPEVAQEAALYFRPEAPQQLAEQLAHVLSDKALKQRLSAAGRLRSQDFTWERTADLTRQLYKDAVTEPLVLELT, encoded by the coding sequence ATGAAAACCAAAGTTCTATTCGACCATCAAATTTTTACCGTGCAAAACTACGGTGGGGTGTCGCGGTACTTCTGCGAGTTGATGCGCCACGCCGGACCTGGGCTACAGTGCGAGCTGCCGGTGGTGCTTAGCAACAACCTGTACCTGCGCAACCGGCAGTACACCAACCACCGCACGTTTTTCCCGAACACGAATTTGCCCGGCGGCTGGCGCATCATGAGGGCCTGCAACGATTGGGCCGCGCGCAAAGCCTTGCGGCGCGGGGCGTTCGATGTGTTTCACCCAACGCTGTTCGACGACGACTACTTTCTAGAGCGGATGCCGGCGGGCAAGCCCTTCGTCATCACCATCCACGACATGATTCCGTACCTGTACCCGGCTTATTACCCGGGTCGGGAGCTGAGCCACTTAAAGCGCGTGGCCGAGCGGGCCAGCCGCATCATCACGGTTTCGGAAAACACCCGCGCCGATGCCCTGCGCCTGCTGCGCCTGCCGCCCGAGCGCGTGGTGGTTATTCCGCACGGCACTACCACCACCGAGGCCACCGGGCCGGCACCTAGGGTACCGGGCCGTTACGTGCTGTACACCGGCACGCGCGGCATGTACAAAAACTTCGGCTGCTTTGCCGAGGCGGCCAGCCTGTTGCGGCGCCAATACCCCGAGTTGTATTTCGTGTGCGCGGGCGGCGGGCCGTTCAGCCCGGCCGAGCAGGAGCAGTTGCGCGCCTTGCAGCTCACCGACCGGATGGTACAGCTGGGCCCGCTCACCGATGCCGAGTTGGCATACTTGTACCGCGGCGCAGCGGCCTTCGTATTTCCCTCGCACTACGAGGGCTTTGGGTTGCCCATTTTGGAGGCCTTTGCCCACGGCTGCCCGGTGGTGCTAAGCGAAGCCTCGTGCTTTCCGGAAGTTGCCCAAGAAGCGGCGCTGTACTTCCGGCCCGAGGCACCCCAGCAACTGGCCGAGCAACTGGCGCATGTACTCTCCGATAAAGCGCTGAAACAACGCCTGAGCGCGGCTGGTCGGCTACGCAGCCAGGATTTTACCTGGGAACGCACGGCCGACCTTACGCGCCAGCTCTACAAAGACGCCGTAACCGAGCCGCTTGTGCTCGAGCTCACCTAA
- a CDS encoding GumC family protein — protein MESRATTSDDLDLHQLFFKLRARWHFFLVGLLLAGAAALLYLKAKSPVYDYSATMLMGNQSTGSKQAQELLNLLEVKERGIQMEDEIGLVSSAGMVRQAIEKLPDFKVSYYAAPDNWLNKVATLQVRERPVGTVPFRVEPDLDAPQLTGTKVSLEVLPDGRYRLQAKVDKGQLADLNTGAVVREVIDTELDHTLAAGEPLRHALLNVTIRPEANATVTPGEKYFFTLNDVGSLAGAYQERLKVRTIDQESRIIELRTKGTVPIKEQQFLDTLMNVFITADLREKNQTGQKTVAFLDNEIAKLAQARQQSAAELSTFRAERGVVDVNAQSASGIQQTSILENERTRLASQRSFYQGMLRQLRDDRAVTAASASGVNDPVLSSLILQMAELYKERSGLVVNASNNNPLVAVLDERIRNTRASLEQNLSSMIRSTDIQLADLTAQLNKVRSEMSRMPENERQLAVLKSKSDFNDKNYGFLVDKRAEAAIELATNTTDKKVIDRAAMRGNGPSAPQPLFVGFMALLAGLLTPLGVVLLMDKANRRIQSKEDLSRITDIPMLGVVAHGNKSERQEMLHNPKGPIAESFRSIRVNLQYLSAGLDKKVIGVTSSVPGEGKSFCAVNLAAELAHSGRRVVLVETDLRRPTVANYFNYDPQAPGLAAYLANLHPLGDCLRASSVPNLDVLMCGDIPPNPMELLESARMASLMEQLREEYDYVLLDTPPVGYVSEYFVLLRHLDANIYVVRQNYTDPSYISQINELYDEGKIKHVYIIINDMHFNKTYEYRYKKKAYTYGYSQ, from the coding sequence ATGGAATCACGCGCTACCACTTCCGACGATTTAGATCTTCATCAGTTATTCTTCAAGCTGCGGGCCCGCTGGCACTTCTTTCTGGTGGGTTTGTTGCTGGCCGGCGCGGCCGCGTTGTTGTACCTCAAGGCCAAGTCGCCGGTATACGACTACAGCGCCACCATGCTGATGGGCAACCAAAGCACCGGCTCGAAGCAAGCGCAAGAGCTGCTGAACCTGCTCGAAGTAAAAGAGCGCGGCATTCAAATGGAAGACGAAATTGGGCTGGTTAGCTCGGCCGGCATGGTGCGCCAGGCCATCGAGAAGCTCCCCGATTTCAAGGTGAGCTACTACGCCGCCCCCGACAACTGGCTGAACAAGGTGGCCACGCTGCAAGTGCGCGAGCGGCCGGTGGGCACCGTGCCGTTTCGGGTAGAGCCCGACCTAGACGCGCCCCAGCTTACGGGCACCAAAGTAAGCCTGGAGGTGCTGCCCGATGGCCGCTACCGCCTGCAGGCCAAAGTAGATAAAGGCCAGCTGGCCGACCTGAACACCGGTGCGGTGGTGCGCGAAGTAATCGACACGGAGCTCGACCACACCCTGGCGGCCGGCGAGCCGCTGCGCCACGCCCTGCTCAACGTTACCATTCGGCCCGAGGCCAACGCCACGGTTACGCCCGGCGAGAAATACTTTTTTACCCTGAACGACGTGGGCAGTTTGGCGGGCGCCTACCAAGAGCGCCTCAAGGTGCGCACCATCGACCAGGAGTCGCGCATTATTGAGCTGCGCACCAAGGGCACCGTGCCCATTAAGGAGCAGCAGTTTTTGGATACGCTGATGAACGTGTTCATCACGGCCGACCTGCGCGAGAAAAACCAGACCGGCCAGAAAACCGTGGCGTTTCTCGACAACGAAATTGCCAAGCTGGCCCAGGCCCGCCAGCAATCGGCCGCAGAGCTGAGCACCTTTCGGGCCGAGCGCGGCGTGGTAGACGTAAACGCCCAGTCCGCGTCGGGTATTCAGCAAACCTCCATCCTCGAAAACGAACGCACCCGGTTGGCCTCGCAGCGCAGCTTTTACCAAGGCATGCTGCGCCAGCTCCGCGACGACCGCGCCGTTACGGCCGCTTCGGCCTCGGGCGTAAACGACCCCGTGCTGAGCAGCCTGATTTTGCAAATGGCCGAGCTGTACAAAGAGCGCTCAGGCCTGGTGGTGAATGCCAGCAACAACAACCCGCTGGTGGCCGTGCTCGATGAGCGCATCCGCAACACGCGCGCTTCGCTCGAGCAAAACCTGAGCAGCATGATTCGCTCGACCGACATTCAGTTGGCCGACCTCACGGCGCAACTCAACAAGGTGCGCTCCGAGATGAGCCGCATGCCCGAAAACGAGCGGCAATTGGCCGTGCTGAAAAGCAAATCCGATTTCAACGATAAGAACTACGGCTTTTTGGTTGACAAGCGCGCCGAAGCGGCCATTGAGCTAGCCACCAATACCACCGATAAAAAAGTTATCGACCGGGCAGCCATGAGGGGCAACGGCCCCTCGGCGCCACAGCCGCTGTTTGTGGGCTTTATGGCTTTGCTGGCCGGCTTGCTTACCCCCCTAGGTGTGGTGTTGCTGATGGACAAAGCCAACCGCCGCATCCAGAGCAAAGAAGACCTCTCGCGCATTACCGATATTCCGATGTTGGGCGTAGTGGCACACGGCAACAAATCGGAGCGGCAGGAAATGCTGCACAACCCCAAAGGCCCCATTGCCGAGTCGTTCCGCTCGATTCGGGTAAACCTGCAGTACCTCTCGGCCGGGCTCGATAAAAAGGTGATTGGTGTAACCTCCTCGGTACCGGGCGAGGGCAAAAGCTTCTGCGCCGTAAACTTGGCCGCCGAGCTGGCCCACTCGGGCCGCCGTGTAGTGCTGGTTGAGACGGACTTGCGCCGCCCTACCGTGGCCAACTACTTCAACTACGACCCGCAGGCGCCGGGCCTGGCCGCTTACCTGGCCAACCTGCACCCGCTGGGCGACTGTTTGCGGGCCTCGTCGGTGCCGAACCTCGATGTGCTGATGTGCGGCGACATTCCGCCGAACCCGATGGAGCTGCTGGAATCAGCGCGAATGGCCTCGCTCATGGAGCAACTGCGCGAAGAATACGACTACGTACTGCTCGATACCCCGCCCGTGGGCTACGTGTCGGAGTACTTTGTGCTGCTGCGCCACCTCGACGCCAACATTTACGTGGTGCGCCAGAACTACACCGATCCGTCGTACATCAGCCAGATCAATGAGCTCTACGACGAGGGCAAAATCAAGCATGTCTACATCATTATCAACGACATGCACTTCAACAAAACCTACGAGTACCGCTACAAAAAGAAAGCTTACACCTACGGGTACAGCCAATAG